The Oscillatoria sp. FACHB-1407 genomic sequence GGTAACAAACGCCAGGACGACGAGATTGCAGAGGGGACACTGTTTCTTAGGCGCGGCTCCCGGTTCCCCCGGTTCGCTGCTGGTCGGCAACGTGTAACTCTGCACATCTTCGGGAAAGCCCAGACGAGATAGATTTCCGGCTTGATCGAGAATTGTGCCGTGGGTTTTTCCGGTGCTTGGCGAGATTCGCATGACTCGCCCAATTTGTTGGAAATGTAAGGCGCGTGATTGCGTCGGGCGCAGCAATAGCCCTGTTTCCACACTCGGCTCATCAAAGCCAATGCTGATCACATTACAGGAGGTCAGTACCATCAATTTGCCATCCCGCAGATCAGTGTAAAGCCGCTGACGGTCTTTGATCGGCGTACTGCCATCCACTACACCTGCCGGAATGCCTGCCAGACGAAAGGCATCTGCCACGTGGCGAGCGTGCTCCACATCCACACAAAAGGCGATCGTGCGGCGATCGGGCGTAAGGCGAAACCATTCTTCGACAATCCGCTCCACCAATTCGGGGCGATCGCATGCATTCTTCAACTCGCGCTCGTCATAGTCTCCGGCGATCGTCCGGACTCCTTCTAAATCAAGTTGTCCATCCGCAGGCATCCCGTAATATTTCATTGGGGCTAAAAAACCCATCCGTTGCAATTCGGACGGCACCGGGGAAGCCACCAGTGTTTCCATGTGGTCGCCCAGTTGCTCTTTGCCCAACCGATAAGGCGTTGCCGTCAGGGCTAAATGGGTGGCACTACGATGCGTTTCATACAAAATCTGTTGCCCAATCTGGCTAAAAACCGTGGTGTGCCCTTCGTCATACAACACCACATCCGCCTTCCACTTGCGCCACCACTGCCGCTTTGCCATCGTTTGAATGCTGGCAATCTGAATCGGGGCACTGGGGTCTTCCTTCCATCCGGCTTTGATAAACCCACAGTTCAACCCAAACGCCCGCATCTTGTCGTAGGTTTGCCCCACCAACACATCCAGATGCACCAGGAACAGCAACCGACAACCCCGTGCCTCCGCATGGGCGCAGATTTGCCCGCCAATCACGGTCTTGCCTGCCCCCGTCCCCGCAATCACAGCCACTCGCTTGTAGCCCTCACCCAATTTGGCATACAGATCTCGAATCAGTTGAATCTGGTAAGGGCGCAGGGTAGGCGGTTGCAGCGGTGTCTCAGGCGATTTCAGGTGCATCTAAGGCGATCGCTACGACGATACAAACGAACTAACAGTGTCCTCGATTTTACAGCATTTGAGGGGAGGGAGTCAGATCCCCGACTTCTCCTCTGAAAATGCGTTGGGATTGATCAGACTAAATCAAGAAGCTGGGGATTTAGGGGTGAGGTTTTTGCTAAAGGGCTGTTAACGTAAACATAAGAGAGTTTGGTATGAGGAGAAACTTGATGACAGCACGAGAGCGACTCATTCAAGAAATTGGGCAAGTTCCAGATTCCTTAATAGAAGAAGTCTTAAACTTTTTGCTGTTCATTAAGGATAGGCAACAGAGAAATTTAACCTCTGATGCTGAAATTCAGAATTTGCCAAGTGTTAGTGTTTTGGATCGGATGGGAGGAGTACCCCAACATTTGCTCTCTGTGGGTAACTTGTCAGACCGTGATAATCGTAGAGCTATTATTGCGTCGAGGATCAAGCAAAGTCATCAATAACGATCATGACTTACCGCCCGAAGATTCTAGTAGATACAGGTTTGTTAGTTGCCTTTTATGACTCAGCAGACTCTTATCATGATCGGGTAGTTGAGTTTTTCTCCACCTGCACAAGCCAATTAATTACAACG encodes the following:
- a CDS encoding DEAD/DEAH box helicase, producing the protein MHLKSPETPLQPPTLRPYQIQLIRDLYAKLGEGYKRVAVIAGTGAGKTVIGGQICAHAEARGCRLLFLVHLDVLVGQTYDKMRAFGLNCGFIKAGWKEDPSAPIQIASIQTMAKRQWWRKWKADVVLYDEGHTTVFSQIGQQILYETHRSATHLALTATPYRLGKEQLGDHMETLVASPVPSELQRMGFLAPMKYYGMPADGQLDLEGVRTIAGDYDERELKNACDRPELVERIVEEWFRLTPDRRTIAFCVDVEHARHVADAFRLAGIPAGVVDGSTPIKDRQRLYTDLRDGKLMVLTSCNVISIGFDEPSVETGLLLRPTQSRALHFQQIGRVMRISPSTGKTHGTILDQAGNLSRLGFPEDVQSYTLPTSSEPGEPGAAPKKQCPLCNLVVLAFVTVCPDCGHQWLVETQVITEDLVEVENEIQPELADESELIAYFHHQRQKTFREGYAPNWALRAFYEKYGVMPKDDWCLGSTFGMNPTLEDRENYKNYLGAIAQRQGKSISWVISEFQKEFGSQNWQQVFLKS